One segment of Olsenella uli DSM 7084 DNA contains the following:
- a CDS encoding metallophosphoesterase family protein: MRYDIVSDTHGHLSPELLERLRGADVIVHAGDMCSPSDHRALAAIAPLRQCLGNNDYALEYGPLVKRVTRFFSDGMRWEVCHYRERLDLETCDIAICGHTHRPFVGRDERTGALVMNPGSPSFPRGSAPTMGRIVCDGGVVVSAEIIALD; encoded by the coding sequence ATGCGCTACGACATAGTCTCTGACACCCACGGCCATCTCTCCCCGGAGCTTCTCGAACGGCTTCGGGGAGCGGACGTGATAGTGCATGCCGGAGACATGTGCTCTCCTTCGGACCATCGTGCACTCGCTGCCATCGCACCTCTCAGGCAGTGCCTCGGCAACAATGACTACGCCCTTGAGTACGGACCCCTTGTCAAGCGCGTGACCAGGTTCTTCTCGGATGGGATGAGATGGGAGGTCTGCCATTATCGCGAGCGTCTCGATCTGGAGACCTGCGACATCGCGATCTGCGGGCATACGCACCGGCCCTTCGTGGGTCGGGACGAACGCACCGGCGCGCTCGTGATGAACCCCGGAAGCCCCAGCTTCCCGCGAGGATCGGCCCCGACGATGGGTCGCATCGTCTGCGATGGCGGCGTGGTCGTGAGCGCGGAGATCATCGCTCTGGACTAG